GACCTACCAAGCATGGATAACGATGATTTCCGTCGTGGCAAGCCGACCAATCATAAAGTATTTGGAGAAGCGCTGGCAACACTTGCAGGTGATGCATTAAATACACTTGCCTTTGGCATTTTAGCACGTATGGAGCTTTCTGCAGAGCAACGAATTGAACTTGTAAATCTTCTAAGCATCGCAGCTGGTGCCGAAGGGATGGTTGGCGGTCAAGTATTGGATATGGAAGGTGAGCAACGTCAGCTTAACCTAACTGAACTAGAGCATGTCCATGTTAATAAGACGGGTGCACTATTAAGATTTAGTATTGAATCAGGTGCAGTTCTAGCCAATGTATCACAAGAAGATCGAGCTACTTTAAAGGAATATGCGCATCACATCGGCCTAGCCTTCCAAATTCAAGACGATATTTTAGATATAGAAGGAACAACGGAGGAATTAGGCAAAACTGCAGGTAAGGATGTGGCTAGTGATAAAAGCACATACCCTGCATTATTAACCTTAACGGGTGCTAAAGAAAAACTTGCTGACCATTATCAGCTCGCAATAACAGCGCTTGATAAGTTACAAGGAGATGTAAGCTTACTGCGTGAGTTTGCGGCCTATATTGTTCATCGTAAAAACTAAGAGAAAAAATGGGCTTTACAGGTCAAGAATATGCTAGAATAGGTGGGGACGTTTGCCAATAGGCAAACAAAAAAGTGTTCGTACTTTTAGCATATGGATAACACTGTTATAATGGTGGAAACACGATTGCGGTGAATAATTTATTGAAAAGGTGTGTGAGAAAGGTGGATTTAAACAACATTTCTAGTCCATCCTTTTTAAAAAACTTAGATAAGAGAGGGCTTGAACAGCTTGCAAAAGAGATTCGAACTTTCTTAATCGAAAAATGTTCTGTCACAGGTGGTCATATCGGGCCGAACCTAGGTGTTGTGGAGCTTACAATTATGCTTCATAAAATGTTTGACAGTCCAAAAGATAAGTTTTTATGGGATGTTGGCCACCAAGCTTACGTGCATAAAATTTTGACAGGTCGTGCGAGTCAATTTGACACATTACGTCAGTTCAAAGGGCTTTGTGGTTTTCCAAAGCTTGTGGAGAGTGAACATGA
The genomic region above belongs to Lysinibacillus sp. FSL W8-0992 and contains:
- a CDS encoding polyprenyl synthetase family protein, translated to MNEQLKHFIQSNTPQVEAEMFALVEKIDAPANLKESMLYSLKAGGKRIRPLFVLAVLEQYGKDIKAGLTVGAVIEMIHTYSLIHDDLPSMDNDDFRRGKPTNHKVFGEALATLAGDALNTLAFGILARMELSAEQRIELVNLLSIAAGAEGMVGGQVLDMEGEQRQLNLTELEHVHVNKTGALLRFSIESGAVLANVSQEDRATLKEYAHHIGLAFQIQDDILDIEGTTEELGKTAGKDVASDKSTYPALLTLTGAKEKLADHYQLAITALDKLQGDVSLLREFAAYIVHRKN